CCCTCGGCGATGTTGGCGGGGATAGAAGAACAGGCTCGCCGCAACTGGCTTGTCAGCCCGTACATCTCGGACTTTGGAAAAGCAGCCGTGGCCTCATAGACCGCCAGGGTCAGTGCATGTGCCCTCCGCCAAACCTCCAGTTTCCGAAAGTCCCTCACATTCTGCCTCCGCGCACCGTCGGCCTTCCCCAGCCTCAGGCCAACGGCTAAAGGCTAACGGCCAAAGGCTAAAGGCCAAAAACCAGCATCCGCTAGTACTCTATCCCCCGCCGCGCCTGCACCCCCTCCGCATACGGGTGCTTGATGTCCAGCATCTCGGTTACCAAATCGGCGCGGCGCACGATTTCGGGGTGGGCGTTGCGGCCCGTCAGCACCAACTCCATTGTCGGCGGCTTGGCGTCCAGCAGGCGCAGGACCTCGTCCAGCGCGATCAGCCCGAAGTCCAGGGCCACGTTGACCTCGTCCAGGATCAGGATGTCGCACTCGCCGCGTTCCAGCGCCTGGGCGGCGGCCTGCAGGGCGTCGTGGGCCATGCGGATGTCGGCGGGGTCGGGGTTGTCCTTGTCCACGAACTCGGCCCGCCCGAACTGGCGCAACTCCACGCCTGGGAGATGCTTCACGCCCTTGAGTTCCCCATAGTTAGGCCAGCCCTTCATGAACTGGATGATGAGCACGCGAAGGCCGTGGCCCGACGCCCGCAGC
Above is a genomic segment from Chloroflexota bacterium containing:
- the cobO gene encoding cob(I)yrinic acid a,c-diamide adenosyltransferase, which produces MPLQRGLVQVYTGDGKGKTTAALGLALRASGHGLRVLIIQFMKGWPNYGELKGVKHLPGVELRQFGRAEFVDKDNPDPADIRMAHDALQAAAQALERGECDILILDEVNVALDFGLIALDEVLRLLDAKPPTMELVLTGRNAHPEIVRRADLVTEMLDIKHPYAEGVQARRGIEY